GTGCTGCGGAATTATGAAAGCGACGAAGGAGACCGTGTAACCACTTCAGTGGAACTTTATAGCGAATCGATACATATTCAGAGAGACGGGACAGCCAAGATGTCGTAAAACGCAAATTATTCCGCTTGCAGTAGCCACGAACAGCCCACCCCACAGGACCTTCACTCATAATGTGAATAGCGTCCGGTGAAAAATCCTCAATAATTCGGGCAGCTTTCACACCAGGAAATACTGCAATTTTCACTTCTTTATAGCCCGGCCAGGGGAAATTAGTAAAATCAGTAGCAGAAACAATTTTTACTTGGTGCCCCCTTGCTATGAGTTCTTTCTCAGTTTTTTCCAGTACTCTGGAAACACCATTTAGTTGCTCCGGATATGTATCCGTAGCAATCAAAATCTTCATATTTTGCACTCTTCAGCTATAGACATTAAACCTCACCTTCCACAGGCAGCCTTGATTTCATATAAAACCAGGACCATTGAAGTATAAAAAAATCACCACTTCGACACACAAGGGATTTTAGCTTGGTCACATCGATGTGAATATTTTTTGGCAATACCCTCAACTTCAGTGAGAAGATTATCATTCAGAGTTATAGGCTTGAGCCCCATCTCGATAAGCTGATCATTATTTACCAACAAATCATTTTCTGCTGACTCTTTTCTGGGGTTGTCCAAGTAGGCAATTCCCACCCCTGTCTTGTTGGAGATTAAATTTGCTAGATCCCTGATACGATGCGTCTCTGTCATTTGATTCAGAATTTTGACTCTATCGCCTATCTCTGGAGGATTTTCAATAGCTAACTGAATACATTGACAGGTATCCTGAATATGAATAAATGCCCGCTTCTGGCCGCCAGTGCCATGAACGGTAAGTGGGTAATTAATCGCCGCTTGCATCAGGAATCGATTGAGGACTGTTCCATAATCACCATCATAATCAAATCGATTAATCAGAGATTCATCCCTCTGTGTTTGTCGGGTCTGGGTACCCCAAACGATCCCTTGGTGTAAATCAGTGACACGTACCTGATCGTTCTTGTTATAGAAGGAAAATAACAATTGATCCTGAGCCTTTGTCATATGATAGATAGAACCTGGATTACTAGGGTAAAGAATCTCCTGTTCATTCAAATACCCTTCAGTCTCTACCTGGATTTTTAAATATCCTTCGGGAATAGTGAGACCAGCTGTTCCATACCCGTATACACCCATAGTACCCAAGTGAATCAAATGTATATCCAATCCGCTTTCTACTATAGCCGCCAGGACATCATTGGTAGCATTCAAGTTATTATCAAGTGTATAACGTCTATGCCGGACAGATTTCATCGAATAGGGTGCGGCACGCTGTTCAGCAAAATGTACAATCGCGTCTGGTTTTTCCTCTTTTAAGAGAGTGACCAATCGCTCAAAATCCTGTCCGAGGTTAATATAAATATGCCTGATGGACATACCGGAAACTTCACGCCATACACGAAGCCGCTCAGACAGGTGCCTGATTGGTGTCAATGAATCAACTTCAAGCTCAATATCAATTTTTCGCCGTGATAAGTTATCAACAATAATAACTTCATAACCCACCTCTGAAAGGTGGAGAGATGTAGGCCAACCACAAAATCCATCACCTCCCAAAATCAATACTTTCCTCACCCTACCCCCTAAAAACTCTTAGGAATTTATACAATTCGAATACACTAATATTTTTATCAGCTTCGAATTAACCTACCTCATTCAAAAGTACCAGCCACAGTTAAACGAAGCCATACGGGCAAATTTATTCGATTTTTTGTGACATTGTCGTGACAATCCATATCACTATCCATGTTCCTTGTACGCCACAATGAGAAAAAACGAACCACTCGTTAAAAATATCTCTCAGCAGCTTTGTAGTTGATAGTAAGTTGGGGGCTTCCTCGCCTACAGGCGCAATGATAGAACTATCTCATTGTTTCTATATTGAAATATATGGCGACAAAGATCTTTATCGCGCCATTCAAAAGAATAGTGCGCCAATTTTACTTTAAGCCTAAATACATTGAGCACTCGAACGGAAACACCATTGTTTTAGACCGATCACTCTATCCCTCTACTAGAAAGGAAAATACGCCAATAATGTTTTCAATAAAGCTAAACTTTTTTGACAGTTATACGGTTCACATTAGTCGCCCCCCCAAAGCACCTTTCTGTAAGTAAGAGAGCGATCAAATACCCTTCATCTCTGTATCTACGCTCACAAGCGCATGCTGAAATTTGATCTGGTATAACGAACTGGCACGCACCGAAGGTAAGAAGTGTTTCCATAAACCCTATCTACAAAGGTGATATTAAATTCCACAAACAGATAAGTTATTAGCCTCCAAACCATGTGTCACCTGAAGACAATACGAATTCACAATTGGGGAATTCACTCTCAATCGAAAATAATTATAAGTTTTTCAAAATATCCATTGCCTTCAGTAACGTTAATAACCAGCACTTTTTCCTAAATCTAATGTCACAACCACCAGGAATAGGGACTTTCCGTGAAGTAGGAAAGCCTGTCACCGAAAGGCAAATATGCAAATACCTACCCTTTCAAAGGAACTTATTTATCACAAACGGCAACTAAAAAAGCCGAAAAACAAAAACATAGCCGCGTACTAGCGCGGTAGGTTATGGGCAAAATCGACACAATCGGGATCGCATTTTAGATCTTTAGGTCAGTTAATCTGAGCTTTAAAATCTGCTATCGCAATACTGTATCTCCCGTGGTCTTGACGCCTGCCATAAGTGGCAGAACAGGCACAGTTCTACCTATAAGAAGCTTGCAAGGATGCTGTTAAACCTTCACTGGATGCACTTTGCGAGATAAAAATGTTATTACCAAAATCTCTATCAATTTTTCCTCGTAGCACAACTGATAATAAGTTTTTTGGGGAATCGTGCTTAAAAGAAAAGTGGTCGAGTGTCTCCGCATCGAGTGCATTTTCGTAGAAGAACTCACCTTACGTCCGCTCAATATCAGTACCCGGAGATATAGCTGATGATACTTAAAAAACACCTATTGCCTCTCGCTATGGCAATATCGGCTTTAACATTTAATGCCACTCCAGCGCTTGCCGACTTTGGTTCCAAGCACGATAAAAACCGAGTTCCCAAGCACGCAAGAAAAAACCAAAGACAGCAAAGGACCACTCCCTTCGATTTTAGTGAAGTCTTCGATACCGTACAGATATTGCATGCTGGGGCAATTGAAATTCACCTGGGTGGGCATTTAGAGCAATCTGATCTCGAATCCATGGATACCTTGGAAGCCTATGTTCATGCTTTTGAGGAGGGCGATGAATTATTCGAGATGAATTACAACGCTCTCGACGGGGTCGGCGTAAATGTGGGCAACGGCAAACGATTCACCAGTTTTCCTCGACCCGACCTGAAAGGGCCAAATGCATGGGCTAACGTCCTACCCCATCGAACGACAGGCCCCAATGGTGATTCCTGTATCAGTTGTCACAACGTACCCGTAGCCGATGGCGGTGGCGGCGTTAATGACAATGTGATTCGGATGGACCCCGAGCGCCAACAAAAAGGCTTTATCGAACGTCAGTCACCCCATCTGTTCGGTATGGGGGCTGTACAATTGGTAGCAGAAGAAATGACTGCCGAACTGCATACCCAACGGGATGAAGCTATCAGTGAGAGCTGCGCCTCCGGTACAGATACCACTGTCACACTCACTGCAAAAGGCGTTAGCTTTGGTGAGATCTCCGTATCCTGTGATGAGGTTAATTACGATAACGTTGAGGGTCTCGATACTGATCTGGTAGTCAGGCCTTTTGAGTGGAAAGGCCTGACGGGATTTGTTCGTGCATTCGTTCGGGGAGCAGCACATCAGGAGCTTGGTATGCAGGCGACTGAATTGGTCGGTGATGCAGATAGTGACTTTGATTCGATCACTAACGAGCTCAGTGTTGGTGACATCACCGCGTTAACTATCTACAACGCAGCACAACCCCGTCCGGTGACAAAAATCGAGCTTAACAGCGTGATTGATTCACTAACAGAAGAAGAGCAGGAAACTTACGGCCTGCCCCTAAGTGATGAAGAAATCACCAGTATCGAAAATGGCGAAGAACTGTTTAGCTCTATTGGCTGCGCCTCATGCCATTCTCCCGAGATGGAAGTTTCATCACCGGTATTCTATGAACCTTCTCTGCACGCCAACTACCGCGATGAGACTTATCCCGCAGGCGATATAGCCGGCCTACCCACTCAGTCCCTGCAGTTCAACTTACTTACAGAGATCATGGATAATCCTCAGGAGCTTCCTTCTGGACAAACGCTGGGGCAATTTGAGGAATCGGAAAATGGCGGGGCTATAGTCCGCCTATATGGTGACCTTAAGCGTCACGATATGGGAACAGCCATGGCCGAGGAAATTGATGAGGGCAATGTGGGAGCCTCAGTATTCCTTACAGAAAACCTATGGGGCGTTGGCTCTACACCACCTTATTTACACGATGGACGCGCCACCACTATAACTGAGGCGATTGTCTATCACGGTGGTGAAGCTGAATCCAGCAAGGAACAGTTTGATGCCCTGAGTGACACTGAAAAGGCAGACCTGGTCAACTTCCTGGATAACCTGGTGCTCTATCTCGCGGAAGAATAAACGGAAGACTAACTCTATAAACCTGAAGCGGGGCGGCCACAGGCTCGCCCCGCCTCTCTTTATCCCCTCCCTAATCGGGAACATTTCGCTGGTGCCATTCAGCCAGGGTCTCCTCTGGGTAGCTTCCAAATATTTCGTCCCCTTCCCGGATATCTGGCTGCACCCAACCCGGAGCATAATCCAGCATCATATGGCTACGGACCGGCGGTACCGGCAACTCAGAATCAATCGCAGAAGCGAAAGGGTGTACCAGTTCTGGCCAGCGCGGGTCCCAAAGCCATAACGCACTGCCACACTTTGAACAAAAATGTCGCCGTGCCGGACTCTTCCCACTATTTTCCCGACTTTGTATCCCAATTTCAGCCTGATAAACACTTAAATAATCCTCGCCCTCCACTTTCAGGGTTTGGAAATCTGCCCCCAGGTTAATAGCAAAGCCCCCTCCTCCAGCAGTTTTTCTGCATATTGAGCAGTAACAACGGTTGAAGGGATAAGGTTGCCCGGAGTTCAAACTGAACTTAACCGATTGGCAGTGGCAAGATCCTTTGAGTTTCACAGTATTCCCCCAGACTTTTACCTTTCGTTCCGCAGGTGGTCAGAATGACGGTTTTACAAACCGCACAGATTCCTGTGCCATTTTTGTCGATGGCTGAAATTGCTACACAAATCATAAGTGTATCCGGGCTAAACTGATTCACCATCCACAATGAGACTCAGGGCGTCACACCAATGAATGAACCTATCAGGCATGATAAGTGGCAGGCTCAAGAGTACGTAAACGCCTCTGACATGCAGTGGCGCCACGCGATGGAAGCCATACATCGCTGCGATTATCGCCAGGCAGCCACTATTCTTGATGTGGGTTGTGGCGATGGCAAGGTGACCCGCTATTTAGCTGAGCGTATGACGAATGGCAGGATTATCGGTATTGATCTAACCGAGGATATGATTTGTTATGCCAATAAAAATTACGCCAATATACCCAACCTATCCTTCGAGCAAATGAGCGCAGACGAAATCCTTTTCGACTACAAATTCGACATTATTTTTTCTTTTAGTTGTTTACACTGGGTAGCGGACCAAGCTCAAGTCTGGAATAGTTTTTACAAATATTTAAAAGATAACGGTAAAGTAGTTTGTGGTTTTCAGGTTGATCATGAAAATTTCTGGGAGACTGTATACGAGGAACAAGAAACAGCTACATGGAAACCCTATTTTGAAAGTTTTCACGATCCTTATAATCACTATACGCTAGAGGAAATGCGGAACTATGCCGAAGAAGCAGGCTTCTACTTACCAAGATTCGATGAAATCTATCATGTGGAAAATTTTCAAACCTGGGAAAATCTCACTACCTTCTTTCTATCATGGGTTCCCCAGTTCCGCCATCTAGGCCACCCAGAAAGAGAGCAGTTTGCCGACCAGGTAATGAACAAATACTATAAGAAAATCCACCCGGAAATGCGAAAGGATGCTGGGGTAAGAATCAAACGATTTATTATTGAGGCAGAGAAATAGATTCTCTTCAAGCTTTCCTCATAGCACCAACACTCTCACCTGCTGCCGTAGAGAATTTGTATATATTTCTATAAATAATACTGGCACCAACTATTAACCTAATCAGCTCAATTAAGTAGTGAGCGCCTCTTAAAGCTAAGTACGCAACAGATTCTTCTGGGGATACCGCATACACTTTCCTTCCGTATCTTCAGCTTTTAAGCTGGCTGCACCCGAAGGCACAGCCAATCAACTTCTACAAATTACTCCCAAGCATCAGCTAACGCTGAACTCCATTCAGCCTGCTGATCCGTATTGAGATTAATAACACCATTTACAGGCGTACCAACACCAGTCATGAACTCTGCAAGCCCGGTAACATTTTGAAATGGCAGCTGAGCACCAGTTTCCACAGCAAATACTTCTATCGCACTTTCGCTCGACTGCCAATTACGTACCTGTATCTTTTCAGTCCCAGCGAGCAGATAGATATCCAGGTGCTCACCATTAATTACCAACCAGAGATCCTCTGGAGCAATTGCACCCTCAAAAAGTACTACATCTAAGCTACTACTGCCGTTATCGATAATTACATCTGTACCGTCACCTCGGGCAAATAGATAGCTATCATCTCCTGGGCCTCCCTCCAGGGAGTCATTACCTTCACCGCCACGAATAGTATCTGCAGTGTTGGAACCTATAACGGTATCGTTGCCTTTCTCAGCACTGATTTCTTCGATGGAATCCAGTACTGTGGAGGAGAAATCCAGAGTGTTGTTACCTGTAGTCCCCTGAATTTTATCCACCCCCTCAAGCCCATCAATAATTTCCACAGTAGCCGTACCGGAGTATGCTGATAAACGAATTAAGTCATCGCCAGTGGAGCCTCGGATCTCATCGGTGCCTTCACCACCGGAGTAACGGTCATATCCCGTGTCACCCGCAGTTAATAAGAAGAGGTCATTACCCGCTTCACCATAGAGGTTATCACTGCCGTAACCACCTTCTATCGTGTCTGCAGCTACTGAACCATAGATGGTGTCATTGCCATTGCCCGCCTCGATAGAAGCAATACCAATCAAAGAGGTATTGCGGAAATCCAGGGTATTGTTGGCAGTGCTACCCACAATACGATTCATCCCCTCTTTTCCATCAATTACCTCGACAGTTGCAGTACCAGAGAAGACGCTAAAGCGAAATTCATCATCTTCATCAGTCCCTTGTAAAGTATCACTACCCTCTCCCCCTTCATAACGGTCATAGCCAGTATCACCGGAGGTCACCTGGAAAATATCATCGCCACCATTACCATAAAGAGAGTCACTGCCAATACCACCAACAATAAGGTCTGACTCTTCAGAGCCCTTTATGGTGTCATTCCCCGCAGCTCCATCAATCAAAGTGATACTCTTTAACTGAGTCACAGTGAAGTCCAGGCTATTATTGGCACTGGTACCTAAAATACGGTTTTCACCTTCAGCACCATCAATTTCTTCCAGGATATTAGCTCCAGTAAAGCTACTGAAAATGAAATCATCGTCCTGATCAGTGCCCAGTAATCGGTCTTGTCCTTCACCGCCGTTATAGGTATCCGACCCCGTGTCTCCATTGGTAAATACAAAGGTATCGTCACCATCGCCACCGGACAAATAATCACTGCCCAGACCACCAACAATAGTATCCGCCTCGGCAGTACCATAGATGGAGTCGTTACCCGCAGCGCCATCAATCTGTGCAATACCGATTAGTTCCGCCTCAGAGAAATCCAAAGTATTATTGGAGCTGGTTCCCACAATTGTGTCGATACCGCCCTGCCCATCAATAACTTCTACAGAAGCATCACCGGCGAAAACACTGAAAATAAATGTATCGTCGGATACAGAGCCTTTTAATGTATCTCGGCCTTCGCCACCTCGATAAGAATCTGAGCCAGTATCACCTTCAGTTACCAGGAAGATATCATCTCCAGCTTCACCATAAAGTGTATCGCTACCGATACCCCCCTCAATAATATCCGCTTCACCGGAACCATAAATTACATCATTCCCTGCAGCCCCATCAATCAAACTTATATCGATCAACTCTGTTTCGCGGAAATCCAGGGTGTTGTTAGAGCTGGTACCCTGAATGGTATTAGAGCCTGCTCCACCATTAATCCGCTCTACCGTAGCGGTCCCACTAAATACAGAGAAAGTGATGGTATCGTCAGAAGAAGTTGCCAACAGAGTGTCAAAGTCATCTCCACCATCAATACGGTTGGAACCGGTATCTTCGCCACTGAGTACAAAAATATCATCACCGGCATTACCGTATAGGTTATCGGAGCCAGCCGATACGACAATTCGATCCGCCTCGGAGCTACCGTAAACCGTATCGTTACCAGCACCCGCATCAATTTCAGAAATATTATTGAGTTGTACTTCAGAGAAATCCAAGGTGTTGTTGGAAGTTGAACCGACAATTCGGTTGTTGCCCCCTGCACCATCAATAACTTCTACCCTGGCATCACCACTAAAGACACTTAAGCGAACTTCATCATCACCATCGGTCCCTAGTATCTGGTCACTTCCTTCACCACCTCGATATTGATCAAAGCCAGTATCACTGGCGGTCAGCACAAAGATATCGGCTCCACTATTGCCATACAGCACATCAGAGCCAATTCCCCCTTCAATCACATCCGCAGCTGCCGAACCATAGACGACATCGTTACCTTCAGCAGCATTAATTAGATTGATGGAAAGCAGCTGAGTATCGGTAAAGTTCAGAGTATTGTTGGAGGAACTACCTATAATCTGGTTATTCCCACCATCTCCATCAATCACCTCTACCGTCGCAGTACCAGAAAATACACTAAAGCGGAATTCATCATCACCGGAAGTCCCCAGCAGCCAGTCATTGCCATCACCACCGGTATAAACATCGAACCCGGTATCTCCACTGGTTAGTAAAAAGCGATCGTCACCGCCTTCACCATAAAGACGGTCACTGCCAAGACCACCGACAATTTCATCGGCTACATTAGAACCGTAAAGCGTATCGTTCCCGGCCTCTGCATCCAGACGTGCAATATTGATTAAGCTCACATCGCGGAAATCTAAAGTATTGTTAGATGAAGTACCTAAAATCCAGTTATTACCTTCAGCACCATCAATCGCCTCTACTCGCGCATCACCACTGAACACACTAAAGCGGAACCAGTCATCGCTATCGCTACCGATAACCTGATCAAAGCCAGTACCACCATTCACACGGTCAGAACCGGAATCCAAGCCGCTGATATAAAAAATATCATCGCCAGCATTACCGTACAGGCTATCGCTTCCACTATTACCGATTATCTTATCGCTGGCGGAACTACCATAAATAGTATCGTTGCCGCCGAGACCATCAATAAAGTCGATATTCAGCAACTCGGTATTGGAAAAATCCAAGGTG
This DNA window, taken from Microbulbifer sp. VAAF005, encodes the following:
- a CDS encoding NAD-dependent epimerase/dehydratase family protein — protein: MRKVLILGGDGFCGWPTSLHLSEVGYEVIIVDNLSRRKIDIELEVDSLTPIRHLSERLRVWREVSGMSIRHIYINLGQDFERLVTLLKEEKPDAIVHFAEQRAAPYSMKSVRHRRYTLDNNLNATNDVLAAIVESGLDIHLIHLGTMGVYGYGTAGLTIPEGYLKIQVETEGYLNEQEILYPSNPGSIYHMTKAQDQLLFSFYNKNDQVRVTDLHQGIVWGTQTRQTQRDESLINRFDYDGDYGTVLNRFLMQAAINYPLTVHGTGGQKRAFIHIQDTCQCIQLAIENPPEIGDRVKILNQMTETHRIRDLANLISNKTGVGIAYLDNPRKESAENDLLVNNDQLIEMGLKPITLNDNLLTEVEGIAKKYSHRCDQAKIPCVSKW
- a CDS encoding GFA family protein; the encoded protein is MKLKGSCHCQSVKFSLNSGQPYPFNRCYCSICRKTAGGGGFAINLGADFQTLKVEGEDYLSVYQAEIGIQSRENSGKSPARRHFCSKCGSALWLWDPRWPELVHPFASAIDSELPVPPVRSHMMLDYAPGWVQPDIREGDEIFGSYPEETLAEWHQRNVPD
- a CDS encoding di-heme oxidoredictase family protein; translated protein: MILKKHLLPLAMAISALTFNATPALADFGSKHDKNRVPKHARKNQRQQRTTPFDFSEVFDTVQILHAGAIEIHLGGHLEQSDLESMDTLEAYVHAFEEGDELFEMNYNALDGVGVNVGNGKRFTSFPRPDLKGPNAWANVLPHRTTGPNGDSCISCHNVPVADGGGGVNDNVIRMDPERQQKGFIERQSPHLFGMGAVQLVAEEMTAELHTQRDEAISESCASGTDTTVTLTAKGVSFGEISVSCDEVNYDNVEGLDTDLVVRPFEWKGLTGFVRAFVRGAAHQELGMQATELVGDADSDFDSITNELSVGDITALTIYNAAQPRPVTKIELNSVIDSLTEEEQETYGLPLSDEEITSIENGEELFSSIGCASCHSPEMEVSSPVFYEPSLHANYRDETYPAGDIAGLPTQSLQFNLLTEIMDNPQELPSGQTLGQFEESENGGAIVRLYGDLKRHDMGTAMAEEIDEGNVGASVFLTENLWGVGSTPPYLHDGRATTITEAIVYHGGEAESSKEQFDALSDTEKADLVNFLDNLVLYLAEE
- a CDS encoding class I SAM-dependent methyltransferase codes for the protein MNEPIRHDKWQAQEYVNASDMQWRHAMEAIHRCDYRQAATILDVGCGDGKVTRYLAERMTNGRIIGIDLTEDMICYANKNYANIPNLSFEQMSADEILFDYKFDIIFSFSCLHWVADQAQVWNSFYKYLKDNGKVVCGFQVDHENFWETVYEEQETATWKPYFESFHDPYNHYTLEEMRNYAEEAGFYLPRFDEIYHVENFQTWENLTTFFLSWVPQFRHLGHPEREQFADQVMNKYYKKIHPEMRKDAGVRIKRFIIEAEK